The Candidatus Tanganyikabacteria bacterium genomic sequence GCGGTCGTAATCGCCGCCGTAGACCGGGGGCGGGGTCGGCCGGCCGTAGTCGCGGCCCACGGGCGGAGGGGTCGGGCGATCGTAGTCGCGGCTCACCGGCGGCGGGGTGGGGCGATCGTAATCGCGGCTCACGGGCGGGGGGGTGGGCCGATCGTAGTCGCGATCGCGGCTGCCGCTGACGGGAGGCGGAGTCGGCCGGTCGCTGCTGCGCTGGTAGCGGTCGCCCCGCGGGGGGGCCGGGCGATCGTCGATCGGCGGGGGAACCGGCCGATCCTGGGGCGCGCCGTCGCGCCTCACGGGCGCGCCAAAGCCGCTGAGCGCATCGAAGCTCATGGGGGTAACTCCTCTCTCCTCCAAAAAATACCGGATTTGTTATGGAACTGTTAAGAGAAAATCTTGCTAGTTAACAAAAGCCATCGAGCCCGGATCCTTTCGGAACCGGGCTCTCGAGATGGGGTTGGGATTGGGGTATGGGGTAGGGTTGGGAATAGGGGTCAGAAAAGCTTTACATGCCCCAGCCGGTGCGGACGCGCTGCACGTCCTTGAGGGCCTGGGTCAGCACAACCAGCATGTCGTTGATCAACTCGCGCTTCTCGCGATCGCCGTAGGCCTGCTGCCACCGGTACCGCAAGTCTTCGTACTTCCGGATGGCGCGGTCGGCGATGTCGTAGACGCGGCGGGCGTCGTAGCCGCTGCCGTAGGAGGCGGTCTGGCGGACGTCCGAAGCGGCGCGGGTCAGCACATTGAGCATGCTCTGCTCGATGCGGTCCTTCTCGCTGTCGTTGTAGGCCCGCTGCCAGTCGTCGCGCAGGCTGTCGTACCGGTAGAGGGCGTCGGTGGCGATCTGCTTGGCGCGGCTGACCGAGCTGTAGTCCTGGGCAGTGGCGGTGGAAGCGGTCTTGTTCTGGAGGCCGGTGGCCGCCGGGGTAGTTCCGCAGCCCGTCAGGGCGGAGAAGGCGAGGGTAAGGGCGGCGAGGGCCACGATTTTCCGGCTCATTATCTCTAAGACCTCCGTTAGGACCAGCGTTTGCAACTCTCTTATGTTTCAGTTATCGGAGGTTAACCTGAGCCTATTGCTTCCTTAAGGTTATCGCTGGGTTAAGAAGGTTAGCGGAGACTAAAATTCAGGCCAAGATTATTCGCTGACCCAGGTCCGGAGCCAACTTCGCCTCGGCGCTCTTTTCCTTCATGGCGATCTCGAGGGTGCCGGCCGAGCCCGTGACCACCACGAGTTCGCCCTCAGGGGCCGCCGCGTAGGTGGGAACCCAGGGGAGCGTGGCTTCCAGGCGGCCCAGGGTGAGGCGATAGGTCTTCTTGGCCGGTTCGGGCGGGAGGTTCGTGATGATGTTGCCGAACGGGTCGATGCGCACCACCTCGCCTTCCCGGCCGTACAGGTGGAACGCCAGGGGGACCAGGTCGGCGATGGCGGGGCCGTCCACGATCTCGCCGCGGGAGATGCGCGCCGCGACCGGGGCGAACACGTCGCGGCCGTGGAAGGTCTTGCTCGCATCCGGCGGGATCTCCAGGCCTACCGCCCGGCCGAGGCCGTCGCCGACGGC encodes the following:
- a CDS encoding SAM-dependent chlorinase/fluorinase, whose product is MRPIALITDFQQSEYVGMLKGVLLRDAPGAQIVDLFHGVSPQGVREGAWVLAVSAGYFPEGTVFVGVVDPGVGGARRGVAIFTRRYAFVGPDNGLLHPAAVGDGLGRAVGLEIPPDASKTFHGRDVFAPVAARISRGEIVDGPAIADLVPLAFHLYGREGEVVRIDPFGNIITNLPPEPAKKTYRLTLGRLEATLPWVPTYAAAPEGELVVVTGSAGTLEIAMKEKSAEAKLAPDLGQRIILA